A window of Pantoea agglomerans contains these coding sequences:
- a CDS encoding STY1053 family phage-associated protein — MAKKTIRVHTPFNFTSEDGTSQRFEAGEHTVDDKVADHWFVTAHSDVTGKAKASADTKEFQAQINSLTAQLEEKTKAHGDLQQSVAEKDQIIADLTAQLAALQVPVTEPVTEGNADGKKPKSADSK, encoded by the coding sequence ATGGCTAAGAAGACGATTCGCGTCCATACCCCGTTTAACTTCACCTCTGAAGATGGCACCAGCCAGCGCTTTGAGGCCGGCGAGCATACCGTTGATGACAAGGTTGCCGATCACTGGTTTGTCACCGCGCACTCTGACGTTACCGGCAAGGCGAAAGCCAGCGCTGACACGAAAGAGTTTCAGGCACAAATCAACAGCCTGACCGCGCAGCTGGAAGAGAAAACCAAAGCGCACGGCGATCTGCAGCAGTCGGTAGCGGAGAAAGACCAAATCATTGCCGACCTGACCGCGCAGCTGGCAGCCCTGCAGGTGCCCGTAACTGAACCGGTAACGGAAGGTAATGCTGATGGCAAGAAACCGAAATCTGCCGACAGTAAGTGA
- a CDS encoding DUF2184 domain-containing protein, with protein sequence MYTFDQATLDGTGAFLVGELERLDQELNMPLVGYTWSRDIQLREDVSIADDISSFTNSTFAAAGTPNPNGKNWIGKDSTAIAGPNVDIAKTGFPLTLWGMELGWTVVELAAAAKVGRPIDTQKYDAMQLKWNMDTDEQVYRGDSQLGVKGLLNYSGVAFTNAPKTWATSTPDEIRASINLLLSNAWAASGYTIVPRDLLLPPEQFALLSSIIVSSAGNQSLLTYLRENTIAFHQNGVPLNIRAVKWLKGAGTGGTDRMMAYTNDKKFVRFPMVPLLSVPVQYRGIYQLTTYYGKLGAVESPYPETMAYLDGI encoded by the coding sequence ATGTACACTTTTGACCAAGCCACTCTCGACGGCACTGGCGCTTTCCTGGTTGGCGAACTTGAGCGCCTCGATCAGGAACTGAACATGCCGCTGGTCGGTTACACGTGGTCGCGCGATATCCAGCTGCGCGAAGATGTGTCGATCGCCGATGACATCAGTTCTTTCACCAACTCCACCTTTGCCGCTGCCGGCACGCCGAACCCGAACGGTAAAAACTGGATCGGCAAAGACTCCACCGCCATTGCTGGCCCGAACGTCGACATCGCAAAAACCGGCTTCCCGCTGACCCTGTGGGGCATGGAACTGGGCTGGACCGTTGTCGAGCTGGCCGCCGCTGCAAAAGTCGGTCGCCCGATCGACACGCAGAAGTACGACGCTATGCAGCTGAAATGGAACATGGACACCGACGAGCAGGTTTATCGCGGTGACAGCCAGCTGGGCGTGAAAGGTCTCCTCAACTACAGCGGAGTGGCATTCACTAACGCCCCGAAGACGTGGGCAACATCTACGCCTGACGAAATCCGGGCGTCAATCAACCTGCTGCTCTCCAATGCCTGGGCTGCATCTGGTTACACCATCGTCCCGCGTGACCTGCTGCTGCCGCCTGAGCAGTTCGCTCTGCTGTCCAGCATCATCGTATCCTCAGCCGGTAACCAGTCGCTGCTGACCTACCTGCGCGAGAACACGATCGCCTTCCATCAGAACGGCGTGCCGCTGAACATCCGCGCGGTGAAATGGCTGAAAGGTGCTGGCACCGGCGGCACTGACCGCATGATGGCTTACACCAACGACAAAAAGTTTGTGCGCTTCCCGATGGTTCCGCTGCTGAGCGTGCCGGTGCAGTATCGCGGCATTTACCAGCTGACCACCTACTACGGCAAGCTGGGCGCAGTTGAGTCTCCGTACCCGGAAACCATGGCGTATCTGGACGGCATCTAA
- a CDS encoding DUF2213 domain-containing protein, whose protein sequence is MQYFFTTRLGNTRFEMADGSLLCKDVPIARTGAQVYDESELEGLIGDEDGEIVVTRDADEVFRPETLASFEGMAFTLGHPKDMVNPGNWKDYAHGHIQNVRRGTGDQSDLMLGDIHIKTAEAIQQVMNGLEQISMGYDADYEQKGPGQARQHSIIGNHCAGVPNGRAGIRCSIGDSSFMTTKNQGWFSQLKRAIKTKDADSLADLVDNAPSELVEPSLDLARAVNITINPAQPLPPNKELGGLTTDEDGEGGSQTNSELEAKVDALALLVQQLINPTSTATVDSDDPEEKEEKTRATTDAAYHQGIVARAELILPGVKLPEGGKLAAFKRSTMDAAFKTPEGQALLAPLVGASPDFSKMPKATLDAVFVSASEIAKARNSAPASASRASFYDSSNKNSPAALNKAFAAHWNK, encoded by the coding sequence ATGCAATATTTCTTTACTACGCGCCTCGGCAACACTCGTTTTGAGATGGCCGATGGCTCGCTGTTGTGCAAAGACGTGCCGATCGCACGCACCGGCGCGCAGGTCTACGACGAAAGCGAACTTGAAGGGCTAATCGGCGATGAGGATGGCGAGATCGTCGTCACCCGCGACGCTGACGAAGTGTTCCGGCCTGAAACGCTCGCCTCCTTCGAAGGCATGGCCTTCACGCTGGGCCACCCGAAAGACATGGTCAATCCGGGCAACTGGAAAGACTACGCCCACGGGCATATTCAAAACGTTCGCCGCGGCACCGGCGACCAGTCCGATCTGATGCTGGGCGACATTCACATCAAAACCGCCGAAGCCATCCAGCAGGTAATGAACGGCCTCGAGCAGATTTCTATGGGCTACGACGCTGACTACGAGCAGAAGGGGCCGGGTCAGGCGCGACAGCACTCAATTATCGGTAACCACTGTGCGGGCGTTCCTAACGGCCGTGCGGGTATTCGTTGTTCAATTGGAGATAGCTCATTCATGACTACCAAAAATCAGGGCTGGTTTAGCCAGCTGAAGCGGGCGATTAAAACCAAGGATGCCGATAGCCTGGCTGATCTGGTTGATAATGCGCCATCAGAACTGGTCGAGCCAAGCCTTGATTTGGCGCGGGCAGTAAACATCACTATCAACCCCGCGCAGCCGTTGCCGCCGAATAAAGAGCTTGGCGGCCTGACCACTGATGAAGATGGTGAAGGCGGCTCGCAGACTAACAGCGAGCTTGAAGCGAAAGTCGATGCACTGGCGCTTCTGGTTCAGCAGCTGATCAATCCGACCTCTACGGCAACCGTCGACAGTGACGATCCGGAGGAGAAGGAAGAGAAAACTCGCGCAACTACCGATGCTGCTTACCATCAGGGCATCGTGGCGCGCGCAGAGCTCATCCTGCCGGGCGTGAAACTGCCGGAAGGCGGCAAGCTGGCGGCGTTTAAGCGCTCCACCATGGATGCAGCATTTAAAACGCCGGAAGGTCAGGCGCTGCTAGCTCCTCTGGTTGGCGCATCACCGGACTTCAGCAAAATGCCTAAGGCAACGCTGGACGCGGTATTTGTATCCGCCAGCGAAATCGCCAAAGCGCGTAACAGCGCGCCAGCTTCTGCGTCGCGTGCTTCGTTTTACGACTCATCGAACAAAAACTCTCCGGCTGCTCTGAACAAGGCATTCGCCGCCCACTGGAATAAATAA
- a CDS encoding phage minor head protein, which yields MDRLERYADLIEPWAEAVSSRLIGTLEVADDAMWRDRSQRISAGLRDLMNSGTGAVTRSIIDEQVKLFKSLPLQAADRVYDIHNQAIEAVESGKRSSTLKQEIMRTGEVTEARARTIARTEVGRASTAITQARSVAIGSEGYIWRTAEDGDVRDSHDRMNGKYVRWDSPPTIDGMTGHAGQFPNCRCYPEVVFPHSNVFASNSRQTLDGFNIASVKGKSVRVKFKA from the coding sequence ATGGACCGGCTGGAGCGCTATGCCGATCTGATTGAGCCATGGGCTGAGGCAGTATCGAGCCGCCTGATAGGCACGCTGGAAGTCGCAGACGATGCAATGTGGCGTGACAGGTCACAGCGTATTTCTGCCGGACTGCGTGACCTGATGAACTCCGGCACCGGCGCGGTAACGCGCAGCATCATCGACGAACAGGTTAAGCTGTTCAAATCGCTTCCCCTGCAGGCTGCCGACCGCGTTTACGACATCCACAATCAGGCGATTGAGGCCGTGGAGTCCGGTAAGCGCTCCAGCACGCTGAAGCAGGAAATCATGCGCACCGGCGAAGTGACTGAAGCGCGGGCCCGAACGATTGCCCGCACTGAGGTTGGCCGGGCATCAACTGCAATCACCCAAGCGCGCTCTGTAGCAATCGGTTCTGAGGGTTATATCTGGCGAACTGCTGAGGATGGAGATGTTCGTGATTCGCATGACAGGATGAATGGGAAATATGTTCGCTGGGATTCGCCACCAACAATCGACGGTATGACCGGTCATGCCGGGCAGTTCCCGAACTGCCGCTGTTACCCTGAAGTTGTATTCCCTCACTCGAATGTATTTGCGTCTAACTCTCGACAGACTCTTGATGGATTCAATATTGCATCTGTTAAAGGTAAATCTGTGAGGGTCAAATTTAAGGCCTAA
- a CDS encoding DUF1073 domain-containing protein, translated as MSETQNVSQPVPTRDSYENFVARMGVNESNQSGAGTYRNNWTSRNRLLIEQAYRSSWLVGAGVDAIPDDMTRKGVTITSKLEDGRKKQLDNAWDEMALWEALNDTLKWARLYGGAVGVILIDGQNYSTPLRIDAIAPGAFKGVMVMDRWMLNATTERRVTELGPDFGMPEFYRVVTSATGIPPWRIHHSRLIRFDGIPLPYQQRLTENDWGMSVIERCFDRLLAFDSTTQGVAQLIYKAHLRTYSIKGLRSLLAMGKDNPAFKGLMSHMDMIRQYQSNEGMTIMDAEDKFEAHTYSYAGLSDVLAQFGQQVSGAFGIPLVRLFGQSPAGFSTGDTDLSNYYDNVSTQQERKLRRPIRKLFEVLHMSLFAQPLPDDFTFEFNELWQTPDSERADTANKVVDATVKAVDAGLMTEKAGAQHLQETARVTGLGGTISDEDIDNASDIPAPTEADLDNVETAEPEARRDAAANTATTDSAYGGGNRRGFVRWFKR; from the coding sequence ATGTCCGAAACACAAAACGTGTCGCAGCCTGTACCGACGCGTGACAGCTATGAAAACTTTGTCGCCCGCATGGGCGTTAACGAATCGAACCAGTCCGGCGCTGGCACTTACCGCAACAACTGGACGTCACGTAACCGGCTGCTGATCGAGCAGGCTTACCGGTCGTCCTGGCTGGTGGGTGCAGGCGTCGATGCCATTCCCGATGACATGACCCGCAAGGGCGTCACCATTACCTCCAAGCTGGAAGACGGCCGCAAGAAGCAGCTCGATAACGCCTGGGATGAGATGGCGCTTTGGGAAGCGCTCAACGACACGCTGAAGTGGGCGCGCCTCTATGGCGGCGCTGTAGGCGTCATCCTGATTGACGGTCAGAACTACTCGACGCCACTTCGCATCGACGCTATCGCACCGGGCGCATTTAAAGGCGTGATGGTGATGGACCGCTGGATGCTTAACGCAACCACTGAGCGGCGCGTAACTGAGCTGGGGCCGGATTTCGGCATGCCTGAATTCTACCGTGTCGTAACTTCGGCAACCGGCATCCCGCCGTGGCGTATTCATCACTCCAGGCTGATCCGCTTCGACGGCATCCCGCTACCTTATCAACAGCGTCTGACCGAAAACGACTGGGGCATGTCGGTGATTGAGCGCTGTTTCGATCGCCTGCTGGCATTCGACAGCACCACTCAGGGCGTTGCTCAGCTCATCTACAAAGCTCACCTGCGCACCTACAGCATCAAAGGGCTTCGCTCCCTGCTGGCTATGGGCAAAGACAATCCGGCCTTCAAAGGGCTGATGTCGCACATGGATATGATCCGCCAGTACCAGAGCAACGAAGGCATGACGATTATGGACGCCGAGGACAAGTTCGAGGCGCACACCTATTCGTATGCAGGGCTAAGCGATGTGTTAGCGCAGTTCGGTCAGCAAGTGTCCGGTGCGTTTGGTATCCCGCTGGTCCGCCTGTTCGGCCAGTCTCCAGCTGGTTTCTCAACGGGTGACACTGACCTGTCGAACTACTACGACAACGTGTCGACACAGCAGGAGCGCAAACTACGGCGCCCGATCCGCAAACTGTTCGAAGTGCTCCACATGAGTCTGTTTGCTCAGCCGCTGCCGGATGACTTCACGTTCGAATTTAACGAGCTCTGGCAAACGCCGGACAGCGAGCGTGCGGATACGGCTAACAAGGTCGTCGACGCCACGGTGAAAGCCGTCGATGCTGGCCTGATGACCGAGAAAGCTGGCGCGCAGCACTTGCAGGAAACGGCCCGCGTAACCGGCCTGGGCGGCACCATCAGCGACGAGGATATTGATAATGCCAGTGACATCCCGGCGCCGACGGAGGCCGACCTCGATAACGTCGAAACCGCCGAACCTGAAGCGCGCCGAGACGCAGCTGCGAACACAGCTACGACAGATAGCGCGTACGGTGGGGGCAATCGTCGAGGGTTCGTACGATGGTTCAAACGATAG
- a CDS encoding PBSX family phage terminase large subunit, translating into MTTAEKRLSFAPKFKPLFKPIRYKVFHGGRGGAKSWGIARALVVMAASKKLRVLCTREVQNSIKDSVHKLLKDQIEMLGLNPWFRITNETITSACGSEFLFKGLRFDPLGIKSTEGVDICWVEEAQSVSADSWDILVPTIRKEGSEIWVSFNPGEEKDPTYQRFVVNPPDDSITVEVNYYDNPYLPETLRKEMEYCKRVDYEAYEHVWLGKPKSISEAVIFKQRYRVEAFPDDLWQQADRLFFGADFGFANDPSTLIRMFMLGTKLYIEYEAYGVGVELDEMAQFYDSVPEARRWPIKADSARPETISHIGRQGFSIDAAAKWKGNVEDGITYLKGFEEIIIHERCKHTADEFRLYSYKVDKKTNEILPVIVDAHNHCIDAIRYGLDGYITSSDSLGTWAQLGRG; encoded by the coding sequence ATGACGACAGCGGAGAAGAGACTTAGCTTCGCGCCCAAATTCAAACCTCTCTTTAAGCCCATTCGCTACAAGGTATTCCACGGTGGTCGCGGCGGCGCTAAATCATGGGGGATTGCCCGCGCGCTGGTCGTCATGGCCGCCTCCAAAAAGCTCCGTGTTCTCTGTACCCGCGAGGTGCAGAACTCGATCAAGGATTCAGTGCACAAGCTGCTAAAAGACCAGATTGAGATGCTCGGGCTAAACCCGTGGTTCCGCATCACCAACGAGACGATCACCAGCGCCTGCGGCAGCGAGTTCCTGTTTAAGGGGCTGCGATTCGATCCACTGGGCATCAAATCGACTGAGGGCGTGGACATCTGCTGGGTGGAAGAGGCTCAGTCTGTCTCCGCCGATTCGTGGGATATATTGGTGCCGACCATCCGTAAAGAGGGTTCGGAAATCTGGGTATCGTTTAACCCCGGCGAAGAGAAAGACCCGACCTACCAGCGATTCGTGGTTAACCCACCTGACGACAGCATCACGGTTGAGGTGAACTACTACGACAACCCGTATCTGCCCGAGACGCTTCGCAAAGAGATGGAGTACTGCAAACGGGTAGATTACGAGGCGTACGAACACGTCTGGCTGGGCAAACCTAAGTCGATATCTGAGGCGGTTATCTTCAAGCAGCGTTATCGCGTTGAAGCGTTCCCTGATGACCTCTGGCAGCAGGCCGATCGGTTGTTCTTCGGCGCTGACTTCGGTTTCGCCAACGACCCGAGCACGCTGATCCGCATGTTCATGCTGGGCACAAAGCTATACATCGAATATGAGGCCTATGGCGTCGGCGTAGAGCTCGACGAAATGGCGCAGTTTTACGATTCAGTCCCCGAGGCGCGCCGCTGGCCGATCAAAGCCGACAGCGCGCGACCGGAGACAATCAGCCACATCGGCCGGCAGGGTTTCAGCATTGACGCCGCGGCGAAGTGGAAAGGCAATGTGGAGGATGGCATCACCTACCTGAAAGGGTTTGAGGAAATCATCATTCACGAGCGTTGCAAGCACACCGCCGACGAGTTCCGGCTCTACTCCTACAAAGTCGACAAGAAGACCAACGAGATTCTCCCGGTCATTGTCGATGCACATAACCACTGCATAGACGCCATACGCTACGGGCTGGACGGTTACATCACCAGCTCAGACAGCCTTGGCACTTGGGCGCAACTTGGCAGAGGCTGA
- a CDS encoding terminase small subunit yields MALTDKQEMFCREYLIDLNATQAAIRAGYSEKTANEQGAQNLAKLSIAQRIIELKAERNERIEVNADYVLRRLIEIDEMDVLDILLANGELKPIAQWPKVWRTTLSGMDVIEMAGDAAGLLKKIKWPDKVKNLELLGKHVTVQAFKDNVKNELVGPNGLPLAAPTFVVSFGADDDDSGEET; encoded by the coding sequence ATGGCACTCACCGACAAACAAGAGATGTTCTGTCGCGAGTACCTCATCGATTTGAACGCCACGCAAGCGGCCATTCGGGCGGGGTACAGCGAAAAGACCGCCAACGAACAGGGCGCGCAAAACTTAGCGAAACTTAGTATCGCGCAACGCATCATTGAACTCAAAGCCGAGCGAAACGAAAGGATAGAGGTAAACGCAGATTACGTGCTGCGTCGCCTCATCGAGATTGATGAGATGGACGTTCTCGACATTCTCCTCGCTAACGGCGAACTAAAGCCGATCGCACAATGGCCCAAAGTCTGGCGCACGACCCTGTCGGGCATGGACGTCATCGAGATGGCCGGTGACGCAGCCGGGCTGCTGAAGAAAATCAAATGGCCGGATAAGGTCAAGAACCTCGAACTGCTTGGCAAGCACGTCACAGTGCAGGCATTCAAAGACAACGTTAAAAACGAACTGGTCGGCCCTAACGGGTTGCCGCTGGCTGCGCCTACGTTCGTTGTTAGCTTCGGAGCGGATGATGACGACAGCGGAGAAGAGACTTAG
- a CDS encoding lysis protein — protein MTFSWRTLIIGLLLVALIAVCRVAYFYHGKYAAADNLATERQQTIDDMQVRQRDVAALDAKYTKELADAQATIDQLHDDVASGKRRLQLNATCTKQSTSGAAGMDDAASPGLTDSAERDYFTLRSRIELAGKQIAGLQQYINEQCLK, from the coding sequence ATGACATTTAGCTGGCGAACGCTGATTATCGGCCTGCTGTTGGTGGCATTGATAGCAGTTTGTCGGGTGGCTTATTTCTACCACGGTAAATACGCTGCCGCAGACAACCTGGCGACTGAACGTCAGCAGACCATTGATGACATGCAGGTGCGCCAGCGTGACGTAGCCGCGCTTGATGCGAAATACACGAAGGAGCTAGCCGATGCTCAGGCAACTATCGATCAGCTGCATGATGACGTTGCTTCTGGCAAGCGTCGGCTGCAGCTCAACGCCACCTGTACGAAGCAATCCACCTCCGGCGCCGCCGGCATGGATGATGCAGCCAGCCCCGGACTTACTGACTCCGCTGAACGGGATTATTTCACCCTCAGAAGTCGAATCGAGCTCGCTGGCAAGCAAATAGCCGGTTTGCAGCAGTACATTAATGAGCAATGCCTGAAGTGA
- a CDS encoding lysozyme, protein MAMSNSLRNKLIAAAGGGAMLIATVFLGGKDGVEGRVYEPYKDVAGVWTVCDGHTGTDIIKGKKYTDRECDRLLWNDLQPVKKTVDSLVKVPLNEYQRAALYSFTYNVGSGAFSKSTLLKKLNAGDQDGACEELRRWVYAGGMKFRGLMNRRDMERSMCLADGPNDI, encoded by the coding sequence ATGGCAATGTCAAACTCACTGCGGAACAAGCTGATCGCTGCTGCAGGTGGCGGAGCCATGCTTATCGCTACGGTATTCCTTGGCGGTAAGGACGGTGTAGAGGGGCGGGTGTACGAGCCCTACAAAGATGTTGCCGGAGTCTGGACGGTCTGTGATGGCCACACCGGCACCGACATCATCAAAGGCAAGAAGTACACCGACCGCGAATGCGATCGCCTTCTTTGGAATGACCTGCAGCCGGTAAAGAAGACGGTTGATAGCCTGGTCAAAGTGCCGCTGAATGAATATCAGCGTGCCGCGCTTTACAGCTTCACCTACAACGTTGGCTCCGGTGCGTTTTCTAAATCGACGCTGCTGAAGAAACTCAACGCAGGCGATCAGGATGGTGCATGCGAAGAGCTGCGTCGCTGGGTGTATGCGGGTGGCATGAAGTTCCGTGGTCTGATGAACCGGCGCGACATGGAGCGCTCAATGTGCCTTGCGGACGGTCCAAATGACATTTAG
- a CDS encoding phage holin, protein MSIDMSKLASGAAYGASAGTIANGLLTRLSPDEWSAVGVLAGILVALLTLGINWYYKRKATLAQIKALQRWPTAPGLTEE, encoded by the coding sequence ATGAGTATCGATATGAGCAAACTGGCTTCGGGCGCAGCGTATGGCGCGTCAGCCGGGACGATTGCCAACGGTCTTCTGACCCGGCTTAGTCCCGATGAGTGGAGCGCTGTAGGCGTCCTGGCCGGTATTCTGGTCGCCCTGCTAACGCTCGGCATCAACTGGTATTACAAACGCAAAGCCACACTGGCGCAGATTAAGGCGCTCCAGCGCTGGCCCACCGCGCCTGGCCTCACCGAGGAATAA
- a CDS encoding HNH endonuclease, whose translation MNANNLIWSKYFEIDESSKSGLRWKIDRRAGVKAGDMAGYIQVDSRTSYYRVSFLGKGYRVHRIVYEMVSGIPIQPGMQVDHIDGNGLNNAFSNLRLVDGAVNNRNKRAYKIDKSGGDLPSGVRYCRIRDVYLAAVSTLSGVQSVKYFGVSKYGDQEARRLAINYRREAIEELNKLGAGYTGRHGN comes from the coding sequence ATGAATGCCAATAACTTGATTTGGAGTAAATATTTTGAGATCGACGAGTCCTCAAAATCCGGATTGAGATGGAAAATTGATAGGCGCGCCGGAGTTAAGGCGGGAGATATGGCTGGATATATACAGGTAGATTCCCGAACCAGCTATTACCGAGTTAGTTTTTTGGGTAAAGGTTATCGCGTACATCGAATCGTGTATGAAATGGTATCAGGCATCCCAATTCAACCGGGCATGCAAGTAGATCACATTGACGGCAATGGATTAAACAATGCCTTCTCCAATCTTAGGCTCGTAGATGGTGCGGTAAATAACCGGAATAAACGCGCATATAAAATCGATAAATCAGGCGGAGACCTCCCATCAGGGGTTAGATACTGCCGAATTAGAGATGTGTACCTGGCTGCCGTTTCTACCTTAAGCGGGGTACAAAGTGTTAAGTATTTTGGTGTCTCGAAATACGGCGATCAAGAGGCCCGGCGGCTAGCCATTAATTATCGGCGTGAAGCAATTGAAGAACTTAATAAATTAGGCGCTGGATATACTGGCCGCCACGGTAACTAA
- a CDS encoding antitermination protein, producing MSLEATVKYHFPKGQNFSGTAPQTSPDAMTGTDYVAAMGMTQSRAPLGYAAFMGKVGVSENDARRAVSLLTDFALQTCDRVAALRKLETDIKPAVMQVLATYAYLDYCRSAASVKPCECCNATGFIAAEVVTMKSMLSGAGRREVREQVRVRCKTCAGKGVVSSACRDCNGRGRAVMRKESERQGVPVMGDCKQCSGRGFERIPSTAAYRAISSITDSISLATWEKSGKQFYETLIGKLETEESWANAALNKVTA from the coding sequence ATGAGCCTTGAAGCAACCGTGAAGTACCACTTCCCGAAGGGCCAAAACTTCAGCGGCACGGCGCCACAGACATCGCCTGACGCGATGACCGGGACCGACTATGTAGCTGCCATGGGCATGACGCAAAGCCGCGCGCCGCTGGGTTATGCAGCCTTTATGGGTAAGGTGGGAGTAAGCGAGAACGACGCCCGACGCGCCGTATCCCTGTTAACTGATTTTGCACTGCAGACCTGCGATCGGGTTGCCGCCCTTCGCAAGCTTGAAACTGATATTAAACCAGCTGTGATGCAAGTGCTCGCAACTTACGCCTACCTCGATTACTGCCGCAGCGCCGCCAGCGTTAAGCCGTGCGAGTGTTGCAATGCCACCGGCTTTATCGCCGCGGAAGTCGTGACGATGAAGTCGATGCTGTCGGGCGCAGGCCGACGCGAAGTGCGTGAGCAGGTCCGGGTGCGCTGCAAAACATGCGCCGGCAAAGGCGTTGTGTCTTCGGCGTGCCGTGACTGTAACGGGCGAGGGCGCGCAGTAATGCGCAAGGAGTCCGAACGGCAGGGCGTGCCGGTGATGGGAGACTGTAAGCAGTGCAGCGGAAGAGGGTTTGAACGTATTCCTTCAACTGCAGCATATCGCGCGATCAGCAGCATTACCGATTCAATAAGCCTGGCTACGTGGGAGAAGAGCGGCAAGCAGTTTTATGAAACGCTGATTGGCAAACTGGAGACAGAAGAGTCATGGGCAAATGCGGCACTGAATAAGGTGACCGCGTAG
- a CDS encoding recombination protein NinG, with the protein MRKIRRRCKNPDCREWFNPAFQNQWWCSAECGTVIALAKREKDRQKAKQEAERRRREQTQQEKRHTKIRKLAVQPLSYFHKQAQSAFNEYIRTRDAEAPCISCGRFHDGKYDAGHYRTRGASPATRYDESNCHKQCVPCNQHLSGNIENYTPNLIKKIGQAAFDRLMGPHPVKKWTREELQELAAHYRQKTRELIKQRSEAA; encoded by the coding sequence ATGAGGAAGATCAGGCGCCGCTGCAAAAACCCTGACTGCCGCGAATGGTTTAATCCTGCCTTTCAAAATCAGTGGTGGTGCAGCGCAGAGTGTGGAACCGTAATCGCACTTGCTAAGCGGGAGAAAGACCGGCAGAAAGCGAAACAGGAAGCAGAACGACGACGAAGAGAACAGACCCAGCAGGAAAAGCGCCACACCAAAATCCGCAAGTTAGCAGTACAGCCCCTCAGTTACTTCCATAAGCAAGCCCAGTCCGCCTTCAACGAATATATCCGCACTCGCGACGCAGAAGCGCCTTGCATCAGCTGCGGACGATTCCACGATGGAAAGTATGACGCTGGACATTACCGCACCCGCGGCGCGTCACCGGCCACCCGTTACGACGAAAGCAACTGTCATAAGCAGTGCGTTCCCTGTAACCAGCACCTCTCCGGCAACATCGAGAACTACACGCCAAACCTGATTAAGAAAATCGGGCAGGCTGCTTTCGATCGCCTGATGGGGCCGCACCCGGTGAAGAAGTGGACGCGGGAAGAGTTGCAGGAACTGGCAGCGCACTACCGGCAGAAAACCAGAGAGCTGATCAAGCAGAGGAGCGAAGCAGCATGA
- a CDS encoding protein NinF: MLGVSAAVVATPFSPVRTNTASGSTVKSAKKTPGITSTSTMSLSTPSGDTSAISCAGCGSALPLDWVYACARCCAGWMQGDNLRMHGGSDEEDQAPLQKP; the protein is encoded by the coding sequence ATGTTGGGCGTAAGCGCTGCTGTAGTTGCAACACCGTTCTCACCAGTGAGGACAAACACCGCTTCGGGCTCAACTGTGAAATCTGCGAAGAAGACACCTGGTATTACGAGCACTTCGACTATGTCCCTGTCCACACCATCTGGCGATACGTCTGCTATCAGCTGCGCTGGCTGCGGTTCAGCATTGCCGCTGGACTGGGTATATGCCTGCGCCCGCTGTTGCGCTGGCTGGATGCAAGGCGACAACCTGAGAATGCACGGAGGGAGCGATGAGGAAGATCAGGCGCCGCTGCAAAAACCCTGA
- a CDS encoding phage NinH family protein yields the protein MGKAIVQTIPELLVETRGNMAAVGRMTGIARQTVKCYARDVDGKKHAIVNGVLMVAQGNRGPRKKGESDAKDMVHS from the coding sequence ATGGGTAAAGCCATTGTTCAAACCATTCCCGAACTTCTCGTTGAGACGCGAGGGAACATGGCAGCAGTTGGCCGCATGACAGGCATCGCCCGTCAGACGGTGAAGTGTTACGCACGCGACGTTGATGGAAAAAAACATGCGATCGTCAACGGCGTTCTGATGGTCGCGCAGGGGAATCGTGGTCCGAGGAAAAAGGGAGAGTCTGATGCAAAAGACATGGTTCACTCATGA